One window of the Eucalyptus grandis isolate ANBG69807.140 chromosome 8, ASM1654582v1, whole genome shotgun sequence genome contains the following:
- the LOC120287347 gene encoding toll/interleukin-1 receptor-like protein gives MEGRAEKRRICKNEGIAGSASSTHASIEGHEMATSSGYDYEVFLSFRGPDTRAGFTDFLYTSMIDMGIRAYKDDEDLRKGEEFGPTLLQAIDQSRISIPILSKGYASSVWCLKELVKMVECRKIKGQKIMPIFYDVAPAEVRYQTGGYKEAFDSHRNKNRHNEGTMREWKAALEEVSSLDGWNMLNMHNR, from the coding sequence ATGGAGGGGAGGGCTGAAAAAAGACGCATTTGTAAAAATGAGGGAATAGCGGGAAGTGCTTCTTCTACTCACGCTTCAATAGAAGGTCATGAAATGGCTACTTCATCAGGATATGACTATGAAGtattcttgagttttagagggccAGATACTCGAGCAGGTTTTACTGACTTTCTTTACACTAGTATGATAGATATGGGAATCCGTGCATATAAGGATGATGAAGATCTCCGAAAGGGAGAAGAGTTTGGCCCAACACTTCTCCAAGCAATTGACCAATCGAGGATCTCAATACCTATCCTTTCTAAAGGTTATGCCTCTAGCGTATGGTGTCTCAAGGAGCTAGTCAAGATGGTTGAATGCCGGAAAATAAAGGGACAAAAGATTatgcccattttctatgatgtggCACCTGCAGAGGTACGATACCAAACTGGGGGTTATAAAGAGGCCTTTGATTCACATAGAAACAAAAACCGACATAATGAAGGGACTATGCGTGAGTGGAAGGCTGCTCTCGAAGAAGTATCATCTCTAGACGGATGGAACATGCTCAACATGCACAACAGGTGA